The genome window TGCCGACATTCTACATATCACTGAGACAGGGAGGTGAAATTTTCCTGCTTTCAGTCTAATTGTCTTTGACAATTGCAGTGCCTAGTGCTACACTGCTTGTGTTGTATTTAAAAACAGGGGAAAGAGTAGAGACTTGTTCATTAAAGATGCAGTATCCCTGGTTCACAAAAATGCATCTGGCAGGTTCAAAATCGAATGTCAACCAAAGGTCTTTGCAGAGTATGAGCTTCAGTTCATGTATTGGTTAGTCACCAGTAcagctgggttttttgttttgttttgtttgttttttgaattttgaaatacTAATACCGCCATGGTTATGAATGTGCTTCACATAATTCTGCAGgcaattaaacaaaaagaaagtttTTACTTCtcaaaggaaagagacaaaaatATTACTTGGACTTGGTGTGTATGTACATATAAATGTTATATACACATAGGCACACATACAAGATGAAAGGGAGTTAGTGCTGTAAATAGCATATATGTTAGCTTGCAGATCTGATGATGAAAAACCAACGGACATAGCTTATACATTTTGGAGTTGACTCTTCTCTCCTGggtgaaactccactgaagtcattggggttATACCAAtttcacactggtgtaagtgaaaggagaattttAGAAGTTTATTTCAGTGGCCTCATTTTACGATGACATGTATCCTTCAATTTTATACAATATACTCTAGCTGATGATACACTGGTTAAGAGGAAACACATGGGCTTATACCTAAAGCTGTATGTATTTTCAGACAGTGGAAACACATGGACTTATACCTAAAGCTGTATGTACTTTCAGATAGTGGAAACCCTGTATGGATTCCAAAGTTTGCTTTTGAATGTAAATATACTGAAGTTTACAAAACAACGATTGGAATGATTTGGAGTTTTACACaacattattttcttttgaaaactgCATAGCAACGTACTATGCAAACCCATGTAAAATGACCTTGTACTATTTTACAGAGCCTAGCTTCTGGGCAGCTGGCATCGCTTTCCCAGATGCTGATTAGCCTATGTAGTTTAGTGGAATGGTTTATTTTCTCCATCATGGGTTTGAAACACACAAGAAAACATGTTGCCCCCTCTATCCGCCGTTGAGTGGAATACAAACTGACTAATAGATAAATATTCTGTGtgaaagtaaatagccttaaagtAAACTGCCTTCACATTCCATTGATCAGCTCAGTCAGCAAACTTTTCAATATCATCACTAATGTTCTAAATATTTTGGAGAGAGGCATGCCAGAAGTGTAGAGTATTTCCATTTGTCTCTCACATAAGGTcattataaaaaaaacccttgaatTGATATTGATCCTTCAGCTTGCAGAAATATTCCTCCActttattttgttgttgctgctatTAGAATTGTTACTGCAGCGGTAGAAAAGTGCATAAGCGGATGTAAAATGGTCTTCTCAGTTATCAATTCTACAAGCAGACATGATGGGCAAAGCTTCTATGCTGATAGGCTGATATAGCTGTCATTCATTAATGATCTTACCCCAAATTCCCTAAAATCCAAGAAAACCCCAGTACTTGAAATTGTACGTCTGGCTGCTCTTTTCTCTTATGCACTTCTGTAGCTGCAGCATGACCCACCCACAGATATGACCAATTGCAACAGACAGCAAACAGCTTCCTGCAAAGCTCTTTCAAAAACTAGCAAATATTGCAGCCTGAGGAAGCTGGTTGTCTCCCCCGCCCAAAAGTGATCTTAACCTTTGTGACATATCCAAGTTTCTCAGAGCTCAAGTCCTGGGGATTGCTTCATTCCTGCTGGAACACTCATGGCTGGAAGCATGCCTTCAGGAGATCAGAGCCACACAAGGCGTGCACAACCCTATTTAACGAGAGGGGCCTGGAAGTTGCCAGCTCAGCCCTAAATTCTGTCAAGGGAGAAGATGTAGCCTGAACACACTGGAGAAGAGCTGGCTGAGTGTATTTTCCAAGGAACTTCCTCTGGCAGAGCTCTGACCATACTTTATAGTTGCCCTCTCTAACAAGACCTCAAAGGAAGGGCAGAGGTGCAAGAAAAAACTACCCTTCCTTGGGAGAAGGGTGAATCCACTCACCTCCTAGCCCCAGGTGCAGTTGCTAGACGGTGGGGTGAAATTTCCAGCTTTCCGTGCCTGCAGGGTTGAATCAAGCCCCTGGAATCTGAGCTTGTGGTACTCGCATCTTCCCATTGTCTTTTCTGCCTGCCTGTCATGTTCATTAAGATACACTCTGAGAAACTGACTACTGAATTGTATTTTTATAGATAATCATGTAAAGCTGGAAGCCAAAATGAATATCTAtaatttcatttaattgtgtTCTAGGTAAAAGGTGGGGAAAAATACACTCGTGCAGTCCAGAATTTGGCATTACTTTTACTAGTCACAAAAAACTGTTAATATTATGGATTTATCAGAAGTGGTTTAAAACAAGAGCTGGTTTGTCAAAAGTTGCCTGAACCTTTCAgataggctgaccagatagcaagtgtgaaaaatcgggacagagggtggtggtggtgctggtgtgtaacaggagcctatataagaaaaagcaccaaatatcgggactgtccctataaaattgggacacctCGTCACCCTACTTTCAGATGAGCACAGCTTGATGGCAGTCATGAAATATAATGTCTAAGACAGAAAATGAGTCAGCAACCTGCAATAGTAAAACTTGTCAGTGAGATCAATATGAACCTACAGCTAATGGGGATCTCAGAATTTACCAACACTAAGGTAGGTAAAATGGCAGAAGAGGGGGCTTGGGAGGAAGCAGAAAGAGTGGGTCAGAAGAATGATTGTGTATGTTAGTCACTTGTTGAAAAAGCAGGTGGTGTATTTAAGTCTTACTTTCTGTATCCTTAATGAAAGGCACTGTTTTAAAAATGGTACTTTCATGTTTAAAACATAAACTTTAGATTGACAAAATGTTTGCCAGGAATTCTTCTTAAATTAAATTTTGGTTTATTTGCTCTGGTTTAtttatctatattttaaaagaaaggtaAAGGAAAGCAGTAATCAAGAGTCAAATTCCCAGCGATATCATGAAATCCCTCATTAGCTTTCTAAACGCGAAATGTTTCAAGTGATTTAACATTGAGatctgtataattttttttttttttttttaaagaagacaaaCATGATCTGGTAACAGATTGGTAGCTCTCTTCTTGGGGCTTTTCAGTGCATTTATTTAATGGTTTTGAATGTACATTACTTAACAGAAACAATCAATGCCAGTGCTATGCAACAGTTTTGTTACTGTCTCTTGAAAGTAAaccaaaatataataaaataaaaagcaaggcTGTTCTGCTCATGCAGTAGCAGAGGCTTTGGGCAGCTGCAGCATACTCTGCTCCTGTTCAGAGACATTACCCAACATCAGTCAGCTGTCATGAAAGGAGTTGCACATAAAGCATTAAAGGATAAAAAGAAAGACActgtggggcgggggaagaaTGGAGCAAAATGCCACACATGCCGGCTAGTCTTTCCAGAAGGAAGACTCTGTAGTATGTgtagtggggggaggagagaaaggagagcATGTAAGGTACAGAGAGAAACTTGACTTGAGGGAAAACAGCAGCTCTCTGAAACTCGTTGAGCAGGTTAGCATTCCTAATGTAATCTGACTTTAATTTTTTGCTCTATTTCTTACTTTGCTTTCCAAGAGAAATGTAACAAAACTGAGGTAGAAATAATGGTGGGCACAATCCATCCTGGAAGATTTCTAACAGATACTAAATGAAGATTGCAGTAAGGACAATGGAGCCATATGTACACAATAAAAACTAAACTTTACAGTTTGCGAGGGGAAAAAATGTACTTTGAGGGTTCAGTTTTgctttgttatttgtattgtttgGTCGCAGTCTACTGCATTGCTCTGAACAGTCCTGCAACTAGAGCGATGCCAGTGACCTACAATGATTCCACTCCCTTCAGCCTTACCGAAATTACCACAAAACTACAACCAGAGCCAAGAAATAAAATGCCTGAAGTCATAGTTTAAGGGAATTTGTTTCTCGGAGTCCTACCAAATCTCATGTTTAACCGTTCCAGATGCTAATATAAACTGATTAAGTGGCTCTCTTTTCATCTGTGCACCTTCTGAAGACTGTATCACATAATTATCAAGGAGCAATATACTAAATACTCTTCCAGTTTACTGACATGAAGAGAATTATTCTGCTCTGGTCTGATCCCCAAAATTGGCAAAAGACCCATTTCTTAACACTGGGAAATCCTTCTGTTTCTACTTTAAAATTGTAAAGATTCATTCATATCACACTTCAGTATTTTCCTGGATACATTCAAAGTAATTTCCTTGCCATTTTCCAATTGTTGAGGTAAACATACATATTTAATATAAAGTAACATTGAAGCCTAGCCTATAACTCTCAGCAGTACATAGTGCTTTCAACACATTCCTTTGAGGTACTGTACAAATCACAATCACTTTCCTGAGTTTTTGCAGACAGAACATTAAAAGAAATGAACTGCAGAAATTAAGGTCCAGATTACCATTACCCTGTTTTACCTGTTCTTAGTTTAATACTGCAGAACAGACAGGATTGAGGAATACTGTTGCTCTTAGAATAGCAAAAATCTGGTTCTCTGTCGCAACACAACCGTTCATCTCTTTAGTCCAATAATGTTTGAAGTTAAAGCTCTTTATATTAGCACATGCCACCAATGTAATTGTGaggcaaacaaaaaataaagcacCACTTCAGGCACTTGACAGCAACTAAATCTCAAGAACAGCAGAATGGAATCAACACACAGGGTTCATGTCCTTCTGAAATCAACCCACTTGCACCTTGCTCCTTGGTGAGTGTTGTCTAGCTTGAACAGAACTGAGCATCAACATATGCTTTCTGTCATGTGTGGTTTTTCAGATCAACAGCTCTTGCTTGATGCACTTTTCCTTCAAGTCTACCCTAACTCTTTAGATGCAAGATAACTGTAGTCTTCCCAGTACCCTTTGCAATTTTAACACTACTGAAAAGGGGTTCTATACCCTATGTAGCAGGTTGTGTGTGTGCCAacattcatttcaattttttttttaaagaagtatcACTGACTGCAACCAAACATTTTGTTCCATTCAACATATGTATCAAGCTCTTTTTGAGATATGCTAGGCTGTATCTTGCAGAATGCATTTTCAAAGTCTTGATATGTAACTGGCCTCAGCTGGCTGGGTATAATGGCTGAAAGGTCTGTGGCTGGCATGGCATGGAGTGGGCCTACCACTGCTTCCTGACACAAATGAGCCACGTCCAGTCCAGAAAAGCCTTCTGTGCGCTGGACAAGCAGTGCAACCTCCTTGTCATTGAGACAGTAATTGTGCTGTGAGAGCAGTTGTACTATTATCTGGTGCCGCGCTGTGCTGTCAGGAAGTGGGATTAAAAGTCGTTTCATGAAGTACCTTCGAAGAGATTCATCTATTTCTTCTGGTTTACTTGTGGAGCAAATTACTACTATTTGGTCCTCAGCAGAAGTTAGAACAGTGTCCAGCTGCATAAGGAACTCGGTTCTCATCCGACTTACTGGACTGTGTTCTTCACTCACTTGAGATGAAAGAAGCATATCAATGTCACTAACAAAAATCACTGAGGGCTGGCGACATCTTGCCACGAGGAAGGAAGCGTGAACaattttttctccttcccctaACCACTTTGTGACAAGCCCAGAGCCAGCGATTTTGAAAAACGTGGCCCCTAGCTGACTAGCTATACATCTACCCATTAATGTTTTGCCTGTTCCCCGAGGTCCAAATAAAAGAATGCTCCGAGGTAGAGCAGTCAGTCCATTGAATGCATCTGACCTCAACACCGGCCATAAAACCTCCTCTTTAATGACAGCCTTTACCAAATCTAGGCCAGCAATGTCATTCCAGTCCACAGGAGGTCCTTGGTTGATAATCTCATTGGTTACAAGGTCAATGAGGTGTGTGTCAGCATTCTTCAGTTGCTCGTCCACAGAGTGGTTGGATGAGGTAGCTGCACGAAGTCCCGGGCCTTGCATTGGGTGAGGGAGGAGCTGCCTGTGCTCATCCCCATGGTCGTTCATTACTGGGGAGGTATACTTCCCAAAAGATTCACTTGTTCTTGATCCCAATGAATTTTTAGCAGTACTATAGGAAGGGGGTGTCAGAGCCCTGCTGGACTGGCTACTGAATTTCCTTTGCTGCTCAGAGGACATTAGCTGCTTTGTTGGCTTAAATGCTAAGGATGATGTTTCAGCACTTCTGTCAAAGCCATTCCCCCTGTTTGCATTTGAAATGCTGTTGTCGGGCATTCTGTACATGGGACTCTGTGTAGATCTCTGTTGGCCATAGCTGTAATTTCCATAACTGGAGTCCATTTCTCCTTGCCCTGCCATATAGAAAGCTTTCCTTTTGAGAGAACTTGCGGAACTGTTTGTCAGAGCTGATGGTGCAATGGGCGTCAAACCGTGACTCTGGTAGGTGTAGCCAGGTACAGTGGTAGGGGGGAGAGGAGTAGGAGCAGGAATTCCTGAAGGCAGGTATGCTGAGGGAGGTGGGGCACCACCAGGGCTGTACCCAGGCCCAACAGCAGTTTGAGGAGGATAACTAGCAGATGGGTAGCTGTAACTGGAGAGGTTAGAAGTCCCATTGTACCCTGGGACTAGGGCTGGTGGTGGCGGTGGTGGTGGCTGTAAGAGGCCAGAGCTATGCAAAGGGGATGGATGAGGTGATGGAAGTGCAGGTGTTGGCTGGCCACTGTAACTAGTATGTAAATAAGATCCATTGTATCCTGTGGCATATTCCTGAGATGGGAGCCCTGAATGAAGACTAGGTACTGTATGACTTCCGCAGGTACTACTAGAATAACTAGGTTCTGTCAGGTTACTGGCCACCCCAGGTGAGCTCCCTATACTAGCAGAGACATCTGCTGGAGGGAGGGCTGCACTTACTCCAGCTTTGCTGGCAGTAATAACGTCCGGGACACAGTTCATAGGATAAACACTCTCTGAGTTCAAAGAAGGCTGCCAGGGTTCATTTTCATTCTTCCGACCATTCACCAGTGCTGTCGGAGCTTCGGAATAGTTACTAAGGATGGGTCGGTCGGCTGGGCCTTCTAAAATACCAGAATActtttctgcatattttttcaaTAGATTTGAGGCAGTCAGAGCAGAGATGTCATCATTGGCCCAGGCATATTGATAGGTGCGCTGCAGGTGTCCACGGTATGCTTCCACCTTGTGAGCAGGAGACCGGGTAGTCGAAGTGATATCAAAGTGCTGTTCTGGCCACTGTGCATGCTCCGGCGTCCACTGCATCTTCAAGCCTAGGGTTGGGGGGAAAACACAGTTAACAGTGGTCTGAGCCATTTTCAGATGctctgaaaatgaatttttaaaagtgttatcTGTTTATATTTCTTTAGTTACCTGCATAGTGACAACTGTATTTATactatagatttaaaaaaaaaaaaaagtcacactacACATGCAATTGAATGTCTTTGTAAAACACTATCAATAGTCAGGTCTGTttaatatagacacacacacacagccgtaCTTTTGCTAATTTAGATGGGGGGAAAAGATTTGTTTTCTTAAAGACAGATTACTTAAAGTAATTAAACAAGACCCAATATATTTTAAGTACCCAGAGTGTGGATTTTTGTTAACATACAAGATACCCAACTGTTCTGTCTTCTCTTATCACAGtttcagttttatattttaacCAATATAAAAATATGAGACACAGCTGACAGATCACATCTAGGATACCTCTCTTATTTGGTACTGAACACCTAGTTAGCACAGTATAATGCACCCTGCGCAGAACAATATGACACAGACATAGCAGGTCATTCCATAATCCAACTCTCATCTAAAGTGGTCCACGACAGTTTCAAATCTGCTTCGTGGAGTGCAGCAAAGCAATCTCCCAGGCAGCGCTCCGTCGCTTTCATCACACAAAGCCTACAACTCGGTATGAATTACAACTGGCTCCTTTCTGCCTCTCAGTTCTGTTGTTGAGgctctgggaaaaaaaaacaagcattACTTGTCTGTCGGTCTCcttgcttgttttttctttttttcccccctcagagcCTCCAGGGTAccgaaaaaagaaaagaattgcaGTCTAGCCCCTAAAAGTTCTGTGACACACACTGCTGGCTATCAGCCCTGTCAGTACAGTAAACTAAATAACAAAATGTGCTTGTGTGACTATCACTTTAAAGCAATTAATCTCGCAAATAATgggatgattttttaaatccatcaTACGCAGTAAGAGCAATTTACAAGTATTATAATCACCCCTCCAACTCTTACCTGTGTATGGTAGACAGTTCCTGATTTTTGTACAGCTGTATCAAATAGGCCACCTTAATCTCTCTCGTATTACCAAAAGTGATTTTTGCAAACAGTCTTGCGCCCTCTGGCACAGATTCCCTGATAAGGAGGAGGCCTAGTCTAAATGAAGCATCTGTGGCACTAGCTCCCTTCTGAATTACTGCAGTCTATTTTGACAGCTTCTACCCCctcctgtttttccccccaacccctttaGCTCTTCATTGCTTGACTCTGGCATCTGACATGGCCAGCTTAGCCTCACTGAGCTAAACCTAACACAGCACACAGTTTGGTAACAGAATGGCATGTTTATTCCCTTCTGACTCCCTCTCTTCCTTGTTTGCAAAACCGCTGCACCAGACACTGGAAGTTAATTAGCAGGATGATGCTGTGCTAATTGTGTTAATTTACAAGGTTTTAGTCAAAGAGAATCACGCCAGGGCTGGCACTGCTGTCATGCTTCCGACTTAATGATTAAGAAATACTGAAAACAAGGTGGGAAGGATTGCAGTAATTATACAATAAATGAAGAAAGCAACAGGattcatttgaaaatatattttattgcagtTGCAGTAATATGCAtttggattatttatttatttttaggagtCATCTGCAAATCACTAAATCAGTTAAATTTAGCCTGAAAACTGCAAAGTAAAGCTTAATTGAGCCTTATATTTTATTAGTACAAATACTGCAGATCTCATTCCACACGAGCATGCCACTGATTAGGTCTggtgggatttttgtttgttttttcccagtTCTATCTCCCCCTAATCCCCCGTCCCCATTTTTCAAGCACTTATGACAACTTGAAGAAAAATGCCTGTTAACCATTATCCAGTTACCCTGTAGCCTATAGAAATTCCTTTGACAAATGCAGTTTTGAGGCTGAGTTATTGGCAGATGTATTACTTTCATTTGGAattaatttaatctttttttgcTAATTGTTTCTGATGTTTCAACCATTGCATTTTAAAAGGGGAAATGTATCATGTAATTGTGTGAAATCTCACTCAGTTATGAAATCTGTAGTTTTAATGAGGAACCAGCAGCAGTTTTTCAGAAATCATACTTTTGTTAAATTCAGCTAGAAATCTTAAGAGCAAATCGCCAAAAGCTAATTGCAAGTAGCCAGCATCCAAAATTCTCCTAGGATTGTGGGATTTACTTCCaacctttttaaaaggaaagaataTTAACATTTCTGTAACACAAAACTGCCTAAAAGACATGCAAATTCATTCGCACTGTAAAATATTTAGATATATATGTGTGTTATCCATGTTCTGTGATGTTGGGCTTGAAAGGTTACCACAACACAGAAGGGTTCTGTTATATATAGATGCACAATAACGTGAATAGATTGTTCTTCACTAGATACACATGAATGAGTGCCATGAGAAAGGGTCTTGGAAAAGAATTCAGCAGCTAGCTGCAGTGAAAGTTACGAGAAAGATAAAGTAAAATGGGCACAGACACAGCCTTTACTTTTGCAGACAGTTTGGGCAAAACTTGTGTATTAGTTAATGAATGTGCATTTTGTAATTTGGGCAAAATGCCTTTATTGCCAAGTGAAAGAATGCGAGGCCACTTTAGTAAAATAAAAGAAGCTATTCGCTATGCCACAGTATAACAACATCTATTGTACGGTGTCccataagcaaaaagaaaaggaggacttgtggcatcttagagactaaccaatttatttgagcataagctttcgtgagctacgtgcatctgatgaagtgagctgtagctcacgaaagcttatgctcaaataaattggttagtctctaaggtgccacaagtactccttttctttttgcgaatacagactaacacggctgctactctgaaacctactttataTTAGTACACACTGAAGAAATATGTATTTATGTGAAGTCCACTAGGCTGTCCTGGACCTGGGGGCACAAAGAGCTTTTTCCTCAATTTGACATTAATTTGAATGAgcataaaaaaaaac of Natator depressus isolate rNatDep1 chromosome 11, rNatDep2.hap1, whole genome shotgun sequence contains these proteins:
- the FIGN gene encoding fidgetin isoform X2; amino-acid sequence: MQWTPEHAQWPEQHFDITSTTRSPAHKVEAYRGHLQRTYQYAWANDDISALTASNLLKKYAEKYSGILEGPADRPILSNYSEAPTALVNGRKNENEPWQPSLNSESVYPMNCVPDVITASKAGVSAALPPADVSASIGSSPGVASNLTEPSYSSSTCGSHTVPSLHSGLPSQEYATGYNGSYLHTSYSGQPTPALPSPHPSPLHSSGLLQPPPPPPPALVPGYNGTSNLSSYSYPSASYPPQTAVGPGYSPGGAPPPSAYLPSGIPAPTPLPPTTVPGYTYQSHGLTPIAPSALTNSSASSLKRKAFYMAGQGEMDSSYGNYSYGQQRSTQSPMYRMPDNSISNANRGNGFDRSAETSSLAFKPTKQLMSSEQQRKFSSQSSRALTPPSYSTAKNSLGSRTSESFGKYTSPVMNDHGDEHRQLLPHPMQGPGLRAATSSNHSVDEQLKNADTHLIDLVTNEIINQGPPVDWNDIAGLDLVKAVIKEEVLWPVLRSDAFNGLTALPRSILLFGPRGTGKTLMGRCIASQLGATFFKIAGSGLVTKWLGEGEKIVHASFLVARCRQPSVIFVSDIDMLLSSQVSEEHSPVSRMRTEFLMQLDTVLTSAEDQIVVICSTSKPEEIDESLRRYFMKRLLIPLPDSTARHQIIVQLLSQHNYCLNDKEVALLVQRTEGFSGLDVAHLCQEAVVGPLHAMPATDLSAIIPSQLRPVTYQDFENAFCKIQPSISQKELDTYVEWNKMFGCSQ
- the FIGN gene encoding fidgetin isoform X1, encoding MISSTSVYGLKMQWTPEHAQWPEQHFDITSTTRSPAHKVEAYRGHLQRTYQYAWANDDISALTASNLLKKYAEKYSGILEGPADRPILSNYSEAPTALVNGRKNENEPWQPSLNSESVYPMNCVPDVITASKAGVSAALPPADVSASIGSSPGVASNLTEPSYSSSTCGSHTVPSLHSGLPSQEYATGYNGSYLHTSYSGQPTPALPSPHPSPLHSSGLLQPPPPPPPALVPGYNGTSNLSSYSYPSASYPPQTAVGPGYSPGGAPPPSAYLPSGIPAPTPLPPTTVPGYTYQSHGLTPIAPSALTNSSASSLKRKAFYMAGQGEMDSSYGNYSYGQQRSTQSPMYRMPDNSISNANRGNGFDRSAETSSLAFKPTKQLMSSEQQRKFSSQSSRALTPPSYSTAKNSLGSRTSESFGKYTSPVMNDHGDEHRQLLPHPMQGPGLRAATSSNHSVDEQLKNADTHLIDLVTNEIINQGPPVDWNDIAGLDLVKAVIKEEVLWPVLRSDAFNGLTALPRSILLFGPRGTGKTLMGRCIASQLGATFFKIAGSGLVTKWLGEGEKIVHASFLVARCRQPSVIFVSDIDMLLSSQVSEEHSPVSRMRTEFLMQLDTVLTSAEDQIVVICSTSKPEEIDESLRRYFMKRLLIPLPDSTARHQIIVQLLSQHNYCLNDKEVALLVQRTEGFSGLDVAHLCQEAVVGPLHAMPATDLSAIIPSQLRPVTYQDFENAFCKIQPSISQKELDTYVEWNKMFGCSQ